Below is a genomic region from Treponema sp. OMZ 798.
TTAAAAACAAAATAATAAAGAAACGGCAGTATTGATGAGTTTCTCCAAAACGGAGACCTCATAATACTGCCGCCTTTAATCGCACTACACTTCAACGTACTTGCCGTCTTCACCTAAAAAATAAAAAGCGTCGTAATCAAATTGACTAAAATCATCTTTATTGAAGGCTAGGCCTTCTTTAAAAATTAATTTTAATGCAGTGCCGCAGCTTGAACTTACAGAGCGCGGCACCGGAACAAGTTTTGCAGTCAATCCCCCTGTCTTAGCATTATCCGTTTTATTCACGGCCCTCATGCAGACAAGAGAATCGTAATGCGTATGAAAGGTAATTAAATACTCTTTCATTATTTTGATACGGCAATTTTCCAGCCGTCATCAGTCGGTTCAATCTTTGTTTGAGCCTTTGAATTATCGCAAAAGCGTTTTATATTTTCTTTTGCAGTCTCGTTATCTACCAATACAACAAAGCCGGAATTTGATCCAAGAGCTTTTTTGGTTAAAACCACAGGCTCAGGGCAAGCAAGCCCTCGAGCATCTACAATAATATCAGACATAATCTTTCCTTATAATTAAAACTTATTTATTCTTCAAAGAATAATAGATACTTACAAAGGCTGTAAGAATCAAGCCTACAACAACAGCTATCATACCGGCACTTGTCGGCCCCTTGGGAGAAGAAGCAAGACCGAAGTTGTGAGCAAAGGCTGCACCGGCTATAAGACCTACAACGGTAACTGCCGAATCGCTGTTTCCTTCACCTGTCAAGATTAGCTGTCTTAAGGGGCATCCGCCTAAGAGAACGCTTGCCCAGCCGACCAAAACCATTCCGAGGGCATTCCATAAACCGTCTGTGTGAGCAACAGGCTGACCTGCAAAGCCTAGGTTGAATTTTCCTAAAATAAAAGAACCAACCAATACGGTTACAAGAACAGTAAGGCTTCCCCATAATAGGTGGAAATCTTTAAGCATTATTGCATCGCGAATTCCGCCGACCGTACACATTCGGCTTCTTTGGGCAAGACCGCCTACAACAAGACCGATGGCCAAAGCCAAGAAGATCGGAGCCTTCATAGAGCCGGGGCCCTTTTCGCTGAAAGCAAGAACTGAGGGGAAGGCAACCAAGAGCACAAAGAAGACGATCATAAAGATGATAGGAATTACGCCTTCCTGCTTTGACTGATTATAGGCCCTGTTAAGAGAGAAGTTTTTATTTAAGAAGAAGATACCGATCACAATTCCTACCACAAAGCCTGCTAAACCGAAAATAGCATTTAAGTCTCCTGCACCCAAGCGTAAAA
It encodes:
- the yedE gene encoding YedE family putative selenium transporter yields the protein MKKHLMVIVTGAVIGIAALVLVRFGNPGNMGFCIACFLRDIAGALKLHNAGVVQYMRPEVIGLVIGAFVLAFAKKEFKPRGGSAAFTRFTLGFFVMIGALVFLGCPLRMFLRLGAGDLNAIFGLAGFVVGIVIGIFFLNKNFSLNRAYNQSKQEGVIPIIFMIVFFVLLVAFPSVLAFSEKGPGSMKAPIFLALAIGLVVGGLAQRSRMCTVGGIRDAIMLKDFHLLWGSLTVLVTVLVGSFILGKFNLGFAGQPVAHTDGLWNALGMVLVGWASVLLGGCPLRQLILTGEGNSDSAVTVVGLIAGAAFAHNFGLASSPKGPTSAGMIAVVVGLILTAFVSIYYSLKNK
- a CDS encoding sulfurtransferase TusA family protein; the encoded protein is MSDIIVDARGLACPEPVVLTKKALGSNSGFVVLVDNETAKENIKRFCDNSKAQTKIEPTDDGWKIAVSK
- a CDS encoding DUF3343 domain-containing protein, yielding MKEYLITFHTHYDSLVCMRAVNKTDNAKTGGLTAKLVPVPRSVSSSCGTALKLIFKEGLAFNKDDFSQFDYDAFYFLGEDGKYVEV